A single Primulina eburnea isolate SZY01 chromosome 11, ASM2296580v1, whole genome shotgun sequence DNA region contains:
- the LOC140804463 gene encoding root phototropism protein 3, producing MSTKTQKPPVALPESITLSGKLSPLMATEIWFDDACILDLDNFVKKLSSIKGKGVRPDLVGSIITHYASKWLPDLAADESERTMASFEDFPESITASWMKKRFFIETLVGILPQEKDSIPCNFLLRMLRVANMVNVDADCLVELEKRVCLQLDQASLKELMIPCFSHTSTTLLDVELILRLVKKFVSLDKVSRTGAALLKVAKLVDCYLAEAAVDSHLMLPDFVALAGVLPSHARSTDDGLYRAIDTYLKAHPGVSKQDRKRLCSLIDSRKLSSEASLHAAQNERLPVRAVIQVLLSEQSKVTRHMEWSGSLSVARSPEIPARCLSKREMNVQQMEIKRLKEDVLRLQSQCMAMERQIEKMLEKKKQGGYFSWKKLGFPVFRPNKVGGVVREGELAVGIKTSGDTKPRLVRGRTSTKWRKSVF from the exons ATGTCTACCAAAACACAGAAACCGCCAGTAGCATTGCCAGAATCTATCACATTATCAGGCAAGTTATCACCACTAATGGCTACCGAAATCTGGTTTGATGACGCTTGCATACTAGACTTGGATAACTTTGTGAAGAAACTTTCAAGCATAAAAGGGAAGGGGGTGAGACCAGACTTAGTGGGCTCAATCATCACTCATTATGCTTCCAAATGGCTTCCAGATTTGGCAGCTGACGAATCGGAACGAACCATGGCCAGCTTCGAAGACTTCCCTGAAAGTATCACAGCTTCATGGATGAAGAAAAGGTTCTTCATTGAAACTTTGGTTGGGATTCTTCCGCAAGAAAAGGATTCAATCCCTTGTAACTTCTTGTTACGGATGCTACGTGTCGCGAACATGGTGAACGTGGATGCTGATTGTCTCGTGGAGCTCGAGAAACGAGTTTGTTTGCAGCTCGATCAGGCTTCTCTGAAGGAGTTGATGATACCATGTTTTAGTCACACTAGTACTACACTTCTTGATGTTGAGTTAATTCTCCGGTTGGTGAAGAAATTTGTCAGTTTGGATAAAGTTTCGAGGACCGGAGCTGCCCTTTTGAAGGTGGCGAAACTTGTGGACTGTTACCTCGCAGAAGCGGCTGTGGATTCGCATTTGATGTTGCCAGATTTCGTGGCTCTTGCTGGCGTGCTTCCTAGTCACGCACGCTCAACTGATGATGGCTTGTATCGAGCTATTGATACGTACCTTAAA GCACATCCGGGGGTTTCGAAGCAAGATAGAAAGAGACTCTGCAGCCTAATCGACAGCAGAAAGCTCTCATCAGAGGCGTCGCTACACGCAGCTCAAAATGAGAGACTCCCTGTTCGTGCCGTGATCCAAGTTCTCCTCTCAGAGCAAAGCAAGGTGACAAGGCACATGGAATGGAGCGGATCGTTGAGTGTGGCCAGAAGCCCAGAAATCCCGGCACGTTGTCTCTCGAAACGTGAAATGAACGTGCAACAAATGGAGATCAAGAGACTGAAAGAAGATGTCCTCAGGCTGCAGAGCCAATGCATGGCTATGGAGAGACAGATTGAGAAAATGTTGGAAAAAAAGAAGCAGGGTGGTTATTTTAGTTGGAAGAAGCTCGGGTTTCCGGTGTTTAGGCCCAACAAAGTCGGAGGAGTCGTGAGAGAGGGCGAGCTCGCGGTCGGGATTAAAACGTCAGGGGACACAAAGCCGAGACTTGTGAGAGGCAGAACGTCCACCAAATGGCGGAAATCCGTGTTCTGA